A stretch of the Ochrobactrum sp. BTU1 genome encodes the following:
- a CDS encoding lytic murein transglycosylase produces MKAAFWKRGLTTALCVAASLSVAPSFAAPSKAQIESQYRNWIEKDLWPEAKAAGVSRPVFEQAFAGVTINWKLPDLVIPGEKPTAPKEQKQAEFGAPGKYFNAKTIGSVTSGGKARLGQNASLLKSIEQQYGVPGRILVAIWGRESGFGTVKIPYNAFEVLGTKAFMATRKEMFRKELIAALQITSRGYISNGSMKSSWAGALGQPQFMPTSYLKHAVDFDGDGKRDIWNSVPDTLGSIANYLKIHGWQAGRDWGYEVNVPQNISCSLEGPDQGKTFAEWAKLGIARTNGKAFPANEMRGEGFLLMPAGRYGPAFIVTPNFYVIKDYNMSDLYALFIGHVGDRIAYGAGDFQTQWGNVGTMYRSDILAMQKRMQAQGYDVGKADGLPGFKTRRSIGLWQSKNGLAPTCFTQPELVKSIR; encoded by the coding sequence ATGAAGGCTGCATTCTGGAAACGAGGCCTGACCACGGCTCTTTGTGTGGCTGCGTCCCTATCTGTAGCGCCTTCTTTTGCAGCCCCCTCCAAAGCGCAGATTGAGAGCCAGTATCGCAACTGGATTGAAAAAGACCTCTGGCCCGAAGCAAAGGCGGCTGGTGTTTCACGCCCTGTTTTTGAGCAGGCTTTTGCAGGTGTTACGATCAACTGGAAACTGCCTGATCTTGTCATTCCGGGCGAAAAACCAACAGCACCCAAAGAGCAGAAACAGGCGGAGTTCGGCGCGCCGGGCAAATACTTCAATGCCAAAACGATTGGTTCTGTCACAAGCGGCGGCAAAGCGCGGCTTGGTCAGAATGCAAGCCTGCTCAAAAGCATCGAGCAGCAATATGGCGTGCCGGGCCGCATCCTTGTGGCCATCTGGGGTCGCGAATCGGGCTTTGGCACGGTCAAAATTCCGTACAATGCCTTTGAAGTACTGGGCACCAAGGCCTTCATGGCAACGCGCAAGGAAATGTTCCGCAAAGAGCTGATTGCAGCACTCCAGATCACCTCACGCGGCTACATCTCCAATGGTTCGATGAAAAGCTCGTGGGCGGGTGCGCTGGGTCAGCCGCAATTCATGCCGACATCCTATCTCAAACATGCCGTTGATTTTGATGGTGACGGCAAGCGAGACATCTGGAATTCGGTGCCCGATACGCTCGGCTCCATCGCCAATTATCTAAAAATCCATGGCTGGCAGGCGGGGCGCGACTGGGGCTATGAAGTCAATGTGCCTCAGAATATTTCCTGTTCTCTGGAAGGGCCAGACCAGGGCAAGACATTTGCCGAATGGGCAAAGCTCGGTATCGCCCGCACCAATGGCAAGGCGTTTCCGGCCAATGAAATGCGCGGTGAGGGTTTTCTGCTCATGCCCGCTGGTCGTTATGGACCGGCCTTTATCGTGACGCCGAATTTCTACGTCATTAAAGATTACAATATGAGCGATCTCTATGCGCTCTTCATCGGCCATGTTGGCGACCGTATTGCCTATGGTGCGGGTGATTTCCAGACGCAATGGGGCAATGTCGGCACCATGTATCGCTCCGACATTCTTGCGATGCAGAAGCGTATGCAGGCGCAGGGTTACGATGTTGGTAAGGCCGATGGTCTGCCGGGCTTCAAAACCCGTCGCTCGATTGGTCTTTGGCAGTCAAAGAATGGGCTGGCACCAACCTGTTTTACCCAGCCCGAACTGGTTAAATCCATCCGCTAA
- a CDS encoding LysR family transcriptional regulator, protein MTLEQLRIFIEVAEREHLTRASEALHLTPSAVSSAIRTLEERYGAMLFNRIGRRIELTGDGRIFLDEARATLARAQSAERMLSELGGGKRGILTIHASQTIASYWLPPYLARFHATHPMIDLLLTLGNTESVTQATQEGLADIGLVEGAVQAPALSMRKVGTDQLIVVTGPAHEWRTAAKLTWDTLFSGQWILREHGSGTRSVFEDAMRVAGYNPERLKIALELPSNEAICSAVLSGNYVTAISELVAAPHLAAGTLVKADFTLPQRQFLMLSHNDRYQTKALKSFADMLMREPDMSRTEQLPDR, encoded by the coding sequence ATGACACTGGAACAACTGCGTATTTTCATCGAGGTGGCCGAGCGCGAACACCTCACCCGCGCTTCGGAAGCACTTCATCTCACGCCATCGGCGGTGAGTTCGGCCATTCGCACGCTCGAAGAACGCTATGGCGCGATGCTTTTCAACCGCATCGGTCGTCGTATCGAGCTGACAGGCGATGGCCGCATATTTCTGGATGAAGCGCGCGCGACGCTGGCCCGTGCACAATCGGCAGAGCGTATGCTTTCAGAACTTGGCGGCGGCAAACGCGGTATTCTTACAATCCATGCCAGCCAGACTATCGCAAGTTACTGGCTACCGCCTTATCTGGCACGGTTTCATGCGACGCATCCGATGATCGACTTGCTCCTGACGCTCGGGAACACCGAGAGTGTCACGCAGGCCACGCAAGAAGGACTGGCGGATATCGGTCTCGTGGAAGGCGCTGTGCAAGCTCCCGCCCTCTCGATGCGCAAGGTTGGAACGGATCAGCTTATCGTTGTCACAGGCCCTGCGCATGAATGGCGCACTGCCGCTAAACTCACATGGGATACGTTGTTCAGCGGCCAATGGATATTGCGTGAACATGGGTCAGGCACTCGCAGCGTGTTTGAAGATGCGATGCGGGTTGCGGGTTACAATCCTGAACGCCTCAAAATAGCTCTGGAACTTCCATCCAACGAAGCGATCTGTTCGGCCGTCCTGTCAGGCAATTACGTGACTGCAATTTCGGAACTCGTCGCAGCACCGCATCTTGCAGCAGGCACACTCGTCAAGGCCGATTTTACTCTCCCACAACGCCAGTTTCTGATGCTGTCGCATAATGACCGCTATCAGACAAAGGCGCTTAAATCTTTCGCTGACATGCTGATGAGAGAACCGGACATGTCGCGCACAGAACAACTCCCCGACCGATAA
- the fdhA gene encoding formaldehyde dehydrogenase, glutathione-independent gives MSRNRGVVYMRPGKVEVRDIDDPVLSAPDGRKLDHAVILKVITTNICGSDQHMVRGRTTAMPGLVLGHEITGEVIEKGSDVEMLEVGDIVSVPFNVACGRCRCCKSQDTGVCLTVNPSRAGGAYGYVDMGGWIGGQARYVMVPYADFNLLKFPDREQAIEKIRDLTMLSDILPTGFHGAVKAGVGVGSIVYVAGAGPVGLAAAASARILGAAVVMVGDFNKERLEHARKVGFEPIDLSASDRLGDMIAEVTGSNEVDSAIDAVGFEARGHSGGEQPAIVLNQMMEITRPAGSIGIPGLYVTEDPGAVDSAAKQGSLSLRFGLGWAKAQSFHTGQTPVVKYNRQLMQAILHGRLNIADIVNAQVISLEEAPQGYESFDHGVAKKFVLDPHGMLTKAA, from the coding sequence ATGAGCAGGAATAGAGGCGTTGTGTATATGCGCCCGGGTAAAGTCGAAGTTCGAGATATTGATGATCCGGTGTTGAGCGCTCCCGATGGGCGCAAGCTGGACCATGCCGTCATCCTGAAAGTGATCACCACCAATATTTGCGGCTCCGACCAGCACATGGTGCGTGGTCGTACCACCGCAATGCCCGGCCTTGTGCTCGGTCATGAGATCACCGGCGAAGTGATTGAAAAAGGCAGCGATGTCGAAATGCTCGAAGTGGGCGATATCGTATCCGTGCCGTTCAATGTCGCCTGTGGGCGCTGCCGTTGCTGCAAGTCGCAGGACACCGGCGTTTGCCTTACCGTCAATCCATCACGCGCTGGCGGCGCTTATGGCTACGTCGATATGGGCGGCTGGATCGGCGGGCAGGCACGCTATGTCATGGTGCCTTATGCCGACTTCAATCTGCTGAAATTCCCAGACCGCGAACAGGCCATTGAGAAAATTCGCGATCTGACCATGCTGTCCGATATTCTGCCCACCGGTTTCCATGGCGCGGTTAAGGCGGGTGTCGGCGTGGGCTCCATTGTCTATGTGGCTGGTGCTGGTCCTGTTGGACTTGCTGCGGCCGCCTCTGCCCGTATCCTTGGCGCTGCGGTCGTCATGGTTGGCGACTTCAACAAAGAGCGCTTGGAACATGCCCGCAAGGTCGGCTTTGAGCCGATTGACCTTTCAGCGAGTGATCGCCTTGGCGATATGATTGCCGAAGTCACCGGCAGCAACGAAGTGGACAGCGCCATTGACGCGGTTGGCTTTGAGGCCCGCGGCCATAGCGGTGGCGAACAACCGGCCATCGTTCTCAACCAGATGATGGAAATCACCCGCCCGGCAGGCTCTATTGGCATTCCTGGTCTTTACGTGACCGAAGATCCGGGCGCTGTCGACAGTGCTGCCAAGCAGGGAAGCCTGTCACTGCGCTTTGGCCTCGGCTGGGCAAAGGCACAATCTTTCCATACCGGTCAGACGCCGGTGGTTAAATATAACCGCCAACTCATGCAGGCTATTCTGCATGGCCGTCTAAACATTGCCGATATCGTCAATGCGCAGGTGATTTCATTGGAAGAAGCGCCGCAAGGCTACGAAAGCTTCGATCATGGCGTGGCGAAGAAATTCGTACTCGACCCGCACGGTATGCTGACAAAGGCCGCTTAA
- a CDS encoding YeiH family protein, giving the protein MLIPMTTATATKFQNILPGLALSLAVSAVAIGLEKIEEHYTGKAWLEALVLAILIGTAVRTIFRPGKQFSKGISFSAKLLLEIAVVLLGASISASAVIDAGPGLIFGIACVVVMAITFSYGIGRLLKLPHRMAVLVACGNSICGNSAIAATAPVIGADSEDVAASIAFTAILGVVVVLLLPLLVPLLGLSFTQYGVLAGLTVYAVPQVLAATAPIATISVQLGTLVKLVRVLMLGPVILALSVLAGNKDAEVKPGFLQLVPWFIIGFLVMMALRSLHLIPEAILPGIQFASTALTIISMAALGLGVDVRSVASAGGRVTLTAILSLLALGAISLGLIHMLNIV; this is encoded by the coding sequence ATGCTGATTCCGATGACCACCGCAACTGCCACAAAATTTCAGAACATTCTCCCGGGGCTTGCACTTAGCCTTGCTGTTTCGGCTGTGGCGATCGGGCTTGAAAAGATTGAGGAGCATTATACCGGTAAAGCTTGGCTGGAAGCGCTGGTGCTGGCAATTCTGATTGGCACCGCCGTCCGGACCATTTTCCGCCCCGGTAAGCAATTTTCCAAAGGCATTAGCTTTTCCGCGAAACTTCTGCTGGAGATAGCGGTCGTGCTGCTTGGCGCTTCGATCAGTGCCAGTGCCGTCATTGACGCTGGTCCCGGCCTTATATTTGGCATTGCCTGTGTTGTGGTGATGGCCATTACATTCAGCTACGGGATTGGACGATTACTGAAGCTGCCGCATCGCATGGCTGTTCTGGTTGCTTGTGGCAATTCCATCTGCGGTAACTCGGCGATAGCGGCAACGGCTCCCGTCATTGGTGCAGACAGTGAAGATGTTGCAGCTTCCATCGCATTCACGGCCATTCTGGGTGTCGTCGTTGTGTTGCTCCTGCCGCTGCTGGTGCCGTTGCTGGGATTGTCTTTCACGCAATATGGCGTTCTGGCTGGGCTGACGGTCTATGCCGTGCCGCAGGTTCTGGCTGCTACCGCTCCAATCGCCACAATCAGCGTCCAGCTTGGCACATTGGTCAAGCTCGTCCGCGTGCTGATGCTCGGCCCTGTCATTCTGGCGCTTTCCGTGCTGGCTGGCAACAAGGACGCGGAAGTAAAACCCGGCTTCCTGCAATTAGTGCCGTGGTTCATCATCGGCTTTCTGGTGATGATGGCACTGCGTTCGCTGCACCTGATCCCCGAAGCCATTCTTCCCGGCATTCAGTTTGCGTCCACCGCACTGACGATCATTTCCATGGCAGCACTTGGTCTGGGCGTCGATGTGCGCTCTGTGGCTTCCGCTGGCGGGCGGGTGACACTGACAGCTATTCTGTCGCTGCTGGCGCTTGGCGCTATCAGTCTGGGCTTGATCCATATGCTGAACATTGTCTGA
- the rpsA gene encoding 30S ribosomal protein S1 — MSEFNPSLADFESLLAESFANNDLAEGYVVKGRIVAIEKDMAIIDAGLKVEGRVPLKEFGAKGKDGSMKPGDEVEVYVERIENALGEAVLSREKARREESWGKLEQKFANGERVDGVIFNQVKGGFTVDLDGAVAFLPRSQVDIRPIRDVTPLMHVPQPFEILKMDKRRGNIVVSRRTVLEESRAEQRSEIVQNLEEGQVVEGVVKNITDYGAFVDLGGIDGLLHVTDMAWRRVNHPSEILTIGQTVKVQIIRINQDTHRISLGMKQLENDPWDGIGAKYPIGKKITGTVTNITDYGAFVEIEPGIEGLIHVSEMSWTKKNVHPGKILSTTQEVEVVVLEVDPVKRRISLGLKQTLDNPWTTFAQKYPQGTIVEGEVKNKTEFGLFIGLDGDVDGMVHLSDLDWNRPGEQVIEEYNKGEVVKAVVLDVDVEKERISLGIKQLSGDKVGEAAASGDLRKNAVVTCEVTAVTDGGLEVRLVDHDLESFIKRSDLSRDRDEQRPERFTVGQKVDARVIAFDKKTRKLQVSIKALEIAEEKEAVAQYGSSDSGASLGDILAAAMKKSENN; from the coding sequence GCAGAAGGTTATGTTGTAAAGGGTCGCATCGTTGCCATCGAAAAAGACATGGCAATCATCGATGCTGGCCTCAAGGTCGAAGGTCGCGTACCGCTGAAGGAATTCGGCGCGAAGGGCAAAGACGGCTCGATGAAGCCGGGCGACGAAGTTGAAGTTTACGTTGAGCGCATCGAAAACGCACTCGGCGAAGCTGTTCTGTCGCGCGAAAAAGCACGTCGTGAAGAAAGCTGGGGCAAGCTCGAGCAGAAGTTCGCCAATGGCGAGCGCGTCGACGGCGTCATCTTCAACCAGGTCAAGGGTGGCTTCACCGTCGATCTGGACGGTGCAGTTGCATTCCTTCCACGTTCGCAGGTCGACATTCGTCCGATCCGCGACGTTACCCCGCTTATGCACGTCCCACAGCCTTTCGAAATCCTCAAGATGGACAAGCGTCGCGGCAACATCGTTGTCTCGCGTCGTACCGTTCTTGAAGAAAGCCGTGCGGAACAGCGTTCGGAAATCGTTCAGAACCTTGAAGAAGGTCAGGTTGTTGAAGGCGTTGTCAAGAACATCACCGATTACGGTGCGTTCGTTGACCTCGGCGGCATCGACGGCCTCCTGCACGTTACCGACATGGCATGGCGCCGCGTCAACCATCCATCGGAAATCCTCACCATCGGCCAGACCGTTAAGGTGCAGATCATCCGTATCAACCAGGATACCCATCGTATCTCGCTCGGCATGAAGCAGCTCGAGAACGATCCTTGGGATGGCATCGGCGCGAAGTACCCGATCGGCAAAAAGATCACCGGTACTGTCACGAACATCACCGACTACGGTGCATTCGTCGAAATCGAGCCAGGCATCGAAGGTCTGATCCACGTTTCGGAAATGTCGTGGACCAAGAAGAACGTGCATCCAGGCAAGATCCTGTCGACCACTCAGGAAGTCGAAGTTGTTGTGCTCGAAGTTGATCCGGTCAAGCGCCGTATCTCCCTCGGTCTCAAGCAGACACTCGACAACCCATGGACGACCTTCGCTCAGAAGTACCCTCAGGGCACGATCGTTGAAGGTGAAGTTAAGAACAAGACCGAATTCGGCCTGTTCATTGGTCTCGACGGCGACGTCGACGGCATGGTTCACCTCTCCGACCTCGACTGGAACCGTCCAGGCGAACAGGTCATCGAAGAGTACAACAAGGGTGAAGTCGTTAAGGCTGTCGTTCTCGACGTTGACGTTGAGAAGGAACGCATCTCGCTCGGCATCAAGCAGCTTTCCGGCGACAAGGTCGGTGAAGCAGCAGCTTCGGGTGATCTGCGCAAGAACGCCGTTGTAACCTGTGAAGTAACCGCTGTTACCGATGGCGGTCTTGAAGTTCGCCTGGTCGATCACGACCTCGAAAGCTTCATCAAGCGCTCGGATCTGTCGCGTGATCGTGACGAACAGCGCCCAGAACGCTTCACGGTTGGTCAGAAGGTTGACGCTCGCGTCATCGCTTTCGACAAGAAGACCCGCAAGCTGCAGGTCTCGATCAAGGCGCTCGAAATCGCTGAAGAAAAAGAAGCAGTTGCTCAGTACGGTTCGTCCGACTCAGGCGCTTCGCTCGGCGATATTCTTGCTGCAGCAATGAAGAAGTCGGAAAACAACTAA